The Raphanus sativus cultivar WK10039 chromosome 6, ASM80110v3, whole genome shotgun sequence sequence AGTATCTGGAATCATCGTGCCTGTATGTATGTGTTGATTGTTGGATTTTGGTTGTTATTAAATGATTCAAATTGAATGTTTAATGTTGTACTAGTGTAAAAGGTTTGGTCGCTAATCCATAAATGCTTaaagttatcatttttttttaacactggtTTGATTGCAGGAGACAGAGATagatgaagaggagaagaaggacGAAAATGCTGATGATAACGTGCAGCCACCTTCAAAGAACaagtcgaagaagaagaagaagaaaaagaagaaaagcaaaGAAAGTCGTTCCAACGTCGTGGTGGTGAAGCCTGAAATCACTTTAGCAGCACTCTCTCTGGATGCCAACTCTAAGCAAGAAGAAGAGGCTCAGGAAACAACAAAACCTGCTGCGTCTTCACGACCAGTGTTGGAGATAGATCCCAAGTATCTGAATCTTGAAAACGAGTTGAGGAGAATGTATGGTTCAAAGGTTGTTAGATCGCTTGAGAGTAGCAGCAGTCAAGGTGGTGGTAGAGGGGGAAGACGTGGTGGAGTCCATCACATCACAAAGACGGTTCTGATCACTCCGATGGAGAATTGGGCTCGCTGGGACCGTTCTTTCTCCATGGAGTTTCTCGAGACCAAAGACGGTTACAACTACTTCAGATACATCCATTCATCCTCATACGAGCAAGCTCAGAGATCCTTCCAAGCCGCGCAGAATCTCCACGATCTCAACGGTGTAGCTAGCGTCCTTATCAACCACCCTTACCACATCGACTCCCTCATAACCATGGCAGACTACTTCAAGTTCGCTGGCGACCATCAGATGGCTGCTGACGCCATCGGGAAATGCTTGTACGGTCTGGAGCGTGCGTGGCACCCTATGTTCACTCCTTTCAACGGTAACTGCCGGTTGAAGTTCACTCACGACACGAACAAGCCCTTCTTCACCACGCTGTTCTCTCACATGAGGAACATGGACAGGCGCGGCTGTCATAGATCAGCGTTGGAGGTTTGCAAGCTGCTGCTTTCGCTTGACACAGACAATCCTGTTGGTGCGTTGTTCTGCGTTGACTATTTCGCTCTGAGAGCAGAGGAGTACGCGTGGCTGGAGGAGTTCTCTGAGGAGTATCATAGCGAGAACTCCTTGTGGCTGTTACCCAACTTCTCTTACTCGCTTGCTATAGCCAGGGTTTACCTCGAGAAGAAGACGGAGTCTCCGTCTTCTTCTTTAGATACTTCGAAGTCGAGCTCTTTGGATCTCATGATGCAGGCTTTGAAGCTTCACCCGACAGTGCTCAAGAAGCTTGTGGACAAGGTGCCTTTGAAAGACCAGGCGTGGGCGAAGATGCTTAAACACTATTACTTCAGATCTGACCAGTCGAAGAACCCTTCCTTGGATCATCTTATCAGCATATACGTGGAGAGGAACTACCTTATATGGAGGCTTCCAGATGTTCAGAAGCTGCTAAGGAGTGCTGCTGAGTTACTCATTAAGTCGCTGGATGAGAAGGAAAGCGACGCGGAGGACTTCTTGAGGGTGAAGGAAGAAGCTTTCCCTGCTAAGCATAACGagtaagtgttttttttttgtttctcaagTTTCCTTTTTGGGCTTTTAGAGAGCTGATGATGATCAATCGCATATGGTTTGTTTTTTCAGGTACTCTCATTTATCAATACATGATTTCTCTGATTCGGTGCCGACTCTGCCTCCAGACAACTTACAGAACTTTGTGGCTGATCCGAGaatgggaggaggaggagagcaAGTAGTGGCTGCAGGAAGAGGAGGGCACCACCAGCAAGCACCACCACCGCCGGTACGTGATGTGGCGAACAGGAATCCATTGGCTGTGTTTTTAGAGTCGATGCTTCCTTGGGTTAATCTTGGAGAGGgagatgatgttgatgatgctGATCACCAACCAGACAACAATGGCTAAGTTTTGTTATATGCTGATAGATGAGAAGAGAGATACACTTTTGTTGTACATTTGCCATTATGATTGGTTTATTAGTCTTTTAAGCATGTCATAATTTCATGTTTCTTACTACTCTCCTAAGATTTGATACTGATAAAAATCTTGagtcattttgatttttttttatttctcgtGGAATCATTGATAGCTTTTTCGGTTTACATTGATCAAAAGTGAGATTATCCTCTGCTCAGTTTAGCTCGAACTGGTTCAGTATGAGGCTGTTATACGGCCACGACTTCCCCCGCAAATGAgtacatctatattattaaagttgaagtacaaaattggagtgtttggaaacatgaattgcAGTTTAAAAAtgagatttgtttggaaacatggataacaatattaaatgagaattgtttggaaacatggatagcagtatatttactttttttttatttacacatttagtcattgcatttataaaaaattaggtatttcctttttgtaatttttttatttacagattttaccactacatttaaaattaatttaaattaattaattataattccaaagttatctaaacaaattgatgtcttcatatattgatcattattaatatgtaaaattactattaaaaatatttcatctattttagccaatcacataaaaatattttttttttattttttacaaaatcagttaggcataaacattctgatacccatttaggtacgagtcgtttctttcgggtataaattttttggttttgaaatttctttttagtatttcctttttgtgtttttttatttatagattctaccattgcatttaaaatcaatttaaattgattaattaaaacttcaaaaattatctaaacaaatcgatattcatatgttgatcattattaatattgtaaaaatattagtaaatattcATTTAGCCAagcacataaaaatattttctatttgtttacaaaatcagttaggcatatacattcatgtatccatttaggtacgggtcgtttctttcgggtatatattttttgggttttgatatttctttttaggcacttcttttttgtattttttgtatttacagattctaccactgcatttcaaatcaatttaaattcattaattacaattccataacttattgaaacaaatcgatattcatatattgatcattattaatattttacaaatattactgaataaaattttatatttcacttaatttagtcgaacacataaaatattttttatttgtttacagaatccgttagaaataaatatttgggtacccatttaagtactggtcaattttttcgggtataaatttttttggttttgatattaggccatgtttggatataaatttatgtgtgagtttcaaattgaatccCCCGGATCTGCATGAATtttgttctgatgtataggaaactaaaaatattcaaataacgaaagtatttgaaaatgatttatatttgaacaaaaaataatggtttcacataacaaaaaaatcaatataaaaatactgtacatttgcattcaaaatcatttttttaacaacaaactacacaaatatgtttatttgtataaaaaattaaattacaatgtaaatatttaattaatatagaaatatgtcacattgtttagacaaaatatcaatataaaaatattatacatttgcgttctaaaattatttattttaacaacaagccaaataaatatatttattagagagagaataaaataaagccaaaaacacatagtttatcAGAGAGAATCTATATGTCGAACTTATTATAAAGAagattttaataagataaaaacattcaataattacaaacaaatgatatattttataaaagtgaaaataatacccgccctttcaagggcgggtcaaaatctagtatcttttataattaaagaaaaaaaagagagaaataataCAAtgtattgacaaaaaaaaacaaaacagagtttgtttcttctttttttcttttttcaccATCGCAGGTTTTGTGTAGTGATGGAGATTGCGTCTGTGACTATCTCTTGCCCGGCGTTGTTTTCAACGCCTCGTGTTTGTAGAAGCAAACCTTTTGCTCTAAACTTCAATACCGATCATAGAAAGAGATTTTCTTGTCAGGTAGCTTCTGGAGACACGACAGCTAAGGTTTGTTGTGTCTCT is a genomic window containing:
- the LOC108811253 gene encoding uncharacterized protein LOC108811253 → MSGRLLKQVLKEHEESKHQNHHDEEEEEEDLGGRSSSINPFDLLNEEGDEDPEFKKETEIDEEEKKDENADDNVQPPSKNKSKKKKKKKKKSKESRSNVVVVKPEITLAALSLDANSKQEEEAQETTKPAASSRPVLEIDPKYLNLENELRRMYGSKVVRSLESSSSQGGGRGGRRGGVHHITKTVLITPMENWARWDRSFSMEFLETKDGYNYFRYIHSSSYEQAQRSFQAAQNLHDLNGVASVLINHPYHIDSLITMADYFKFAGDHQMAADAIGKCLYGLERAWHPMFTPFNGNCRLKFTHDTNKPFFTTLFSHMRNMDRRGCHRSALEVCKLLLSLDTDNPVGALFCVDYFALRAEEYAWLEEFSEEYHSENSLWLLPNFSYSLAIARVYLEKKTESPSSSLDTSKSSSLDLMMQALKLHPTVLKKLVDKVPLKDQAWAKMLKHYYFRSDQSKNPSLDHLISIYVERNYLIWRLPDVQKLLRSAAELLIKSLDEKESDAEDFLRVKEEAFPAKHNEYSHLSIHDFSDSVPTLPPDNLQNFVADPRMGGGGEQVVAAGRGGHHQQAPPPPVRDVANRNPLAVFLESMLPWVNLGEGDDVDDADHQPDNNG